Proteins co-encoded in one Ensifer sp. PDNC004 genomic window:
- a CDS encoding IclR family transcriptional regulator, producing MSTIGKALTLLDAISRLEKEAGLSDIARHCGLDKATARRFLVELEKHGFVEQDTETRRYRLGGAPVRLARIREARFPYLSVATPFARELAGLAGETVHLSEYAAGRLSTVHVEDSQRAHRVIVDVGSILPFHATASGLGFLAFCPQKDIDAALSAPLQAFTDHTLTDPAALRQTLGETLRRGYSICHHGLETGVVSVAAPIRAPGSTPVGAIAIAAPATRADKETVEQMGRAAMATARRISERLFGLEQVAADPLARRAG from the coding sequence ATGAGCACCATCGGTAAGGCCCTGACTTTGCTCGACGCGATCTCGCGCCTGGAGAAGGAAGCGGGTTTGAGCGACATCGCCCGCCACTGTGGGCTCGACAAGGCGACGGCCAGACGCTTCCTCGTGGAACTGGAAAAACACGGCTTCGTCGAGCAGGACACGGAAACGCGGCGCTATCGGCTCGGCGGCGCGCCGGTGCGGCTTGCCCGCATCCGCGAGGCGCGTTTTCCATATCTGAGCGTCGCGACGCCTTTTGCGCGGGAACTCGCAGGCCTTGCGGGCGAGACCGTTCACCTCTCCGAATACGCAGCCGGCCGCCTCTCGACCGTCCATGTGGAAGACTCGCAGCGCGCCCATCGCGTCATCGTCGATGTCGGCAGCATCCTGCCCTTCCACGCGACCGCATCCGGCCTCGGTTTTCTCGCCTTCTGTCCGCAGAAGGACATCGATGCGGCGCTGTCGGCGCCGCTTCAAGCCTTTACCGACCACACGCTGACCGACCCGGCGGCGCTGCGCCAGACACTCGGCGAGACGCTCCGGCGCGGCTACTCGATCTGCCATCACGGGCTCGAAACCGGCGTCGTCAGTGTCGCCGCCCCGATCCGAGCGCCCGGCAGCACGCCGGTTGGCGCGATCGCGATCGCCGCCCCCGCGACACGGGCCGACAAGGAGACGGTGGAACAGATGGGCCGCGCCGCGATGGCAACGGCCAGGCGCATTTCCGAAAGACTTTTCGGGTTGGAGCAGGTTGCTGCCGATCCGCTGGCAAGGAGGGCCGGCTGA
- a CDS encoding APC family permease: MTNSPTPVTGANQLRKNALGVGAVTFLVVSAAAPLTAVAGGVPLSMMLGNGAGIPGTFLIVTLILLLFSVGYVAMARHIRNAGAFYAYTAQGLGGLMGGAAAMIAILAYNAMQIGVFGLFGAATAGLFAGLGIDFPWWVWTFAGIAAVGILGYRRVDLSAKVLTVLVILEYLVVLVIDVAILAKGGDGGLGTVSFTPSAILSGSPSIGILFCFAAFIGFEATTIYSEEARDPETTVPRATYISVLIIGIFYMFTSWLMVNAAGADKLVPELQGLADPTTFLFGLAERFAGGWLPPLMNVLFVTSLFAGVLAFHNGVARYLYVAGRERLLPASIGVTHPVYHSPHVGSLIQTVIAVLVVALFAATGQDPVLALFSWLTNVGTLAVMTLMAFTAFAIVAFFGRNPGLETNPLVTKVIPVVTGLILVAVIIAIAANFGDLAGATGMLAVFLPGLVVIFGVIGLFLAASLKSGNPIEFARLGAGQEI, translated from the coding sequence ATGACCAATTCACCCACGCCCGTGACCGGGGCGAACCAATTGCGCAAGAACGCCCTCGGCGTCGGCGCCGTCACCTTTCTCGTCGTTTCCGCCGCCGCACCGCTGACCGCGGTTGCCGGCGGCGTTCCATTGTCGATGATGCTCGGAAACGGTGCGGGCATTCCCGGCACCTTTCTGATTGTCACGCTGATCTTGCTGTTGTTTTCCGTGGGCTACGTCGCGATGGCGCGGCACATCCGAAACGCCGGTGCCTTTTATGCCTATACGGCCCAGGGCCTCGGCGGGCTGATGGGCGGTGCCGCCGCGATGATCGCGATCCTCGCCTATAACGCCATGCAGATCGGGGTCTTCGGCCTCTTCGGCGCGGCGACGGCAGGGCTCTTCGCCGGCCTGGGGATAGATTTCCCCTGGTGGGTCTGGACTTTCGCCGGCATCGCAGCGGTCGGCATTCTCGGCTATCGCCGTGTTGACCTTTCGGCCAAGGTGCTGACCGTCCTCGTCATCCTCGAATATCTGGTCGTGCTCGTCATCGATGTCGCGATCCTCGCCAAGGGTGGTGACGGCGGTTTGGGCACGGTCTCGTTCACCCCCTCGGCCATCCTCTCCGGCTCGCCTTCGATCGGCATTCTCTTCTGCTTCGCCGCCTTCATCGGTTTCGAGGCGACGACGATCTACAGCGAAGAGGCCCGCGATCCGGAAACGACCGTACCGCGCGCGACCTATATTTCCGTGCTGATCATCGGCATTTTCTACATGTTCACATCCTGGCTGATGGTGAACGCTGCCGGTGCCGACAAGCTGGTGCCGGAACTGCAGGGCCTTGCCGATCCGACCACCTTCCTCTTCGGTCTTGCCGAGCGTTTTGCCGGTGGCTGGCTGCCGCCGCTGATGAACGTGCTCTTCGTCACCAGCCTTTTTGCCGGCGTGCTGGCGTTCCATAACGGTGTCGCGCGCTATCTCTACGTCGCCGGCCGCGAGCGGCTGCTGCCGGCCTCGATCGGCGTGACCCATCCGGTCTATCACAGCCCGCATGTCGGCTCGCTGATCCAGACGGTGATTGCCGTGCTGGTCGTCGCGCTCTTTGCGGCTACGGGCCAGGACCCGGTGCTGGCGCTCTTCTCCTGGCTGACGAATGTCGGCACGCTTGCGGTCATGACGCTGATGGCCTTCACCGCCTTTGCGATCGTCGCCTTCTTCGGCCGCAATCCTGGACTTGAAACGAACCCGCTGGTGACCAAGGTCATTCCCGTCGTCACCGGCCTGATCCTCGTTGCCGTCATCATCGCGATTGCCGCCAATTTCGGCGATCTCGCCGGCGCCACCGGCATGCTCGCCGTCTTCCTGCCGGGGCTGGTGGTGATCTTCGGGGTCATCGGGCTCTTCCTGGCGGCATCGCTGAAATCGGGCAACCCGATCGAGTTCGCCCGCCTGGGCGCCGGCCAGGAGATCTGA
- a CDS encoding aldehyde dehydrogenase, which translates to MQDKIDQLRNLPVAAQKLFIGGRWQESLLGVTLDVVSPIDGRHLTTIADAAAGDVDAAVRAARAAFEKGSWSKAAPAQRKKVLTRIAEIIEAHALELAVLGVRDNGTEISMALKAEPGSAAGTFRYYAEALDKVYGEIAPTADNILGLIHREPIGVVAAIVPWNFPLMIGAWKIAPALAAGNSVVLKPAEGASLSLLRLAEICAEAGLPEGVLNVVTGRGATTGEAIGLHGDIDVLAFTGSGGVGRRLLEYSARSNLKRVYLELGGKSPNVVFADAPDLDQAARISAYGIFRNSGQVCVAGSRLLVERSIYEAFAEKVAAIAAGLKFGDPLLLSTEAGAISSDAQLQKNLEFVGEAEGEGARLRTGGKRILKETGGYYMQPTVFDVQPEMKLAREEVFGPVLAVIPFDDETDALRIANATEYGLASAVWTANLSRAHRMVRGIRAGVVHVNTYGGADNTVPLGGVRQSGNGHDKSLHALDKYTDLKTAWIQL; encoded by the coding sequence ATGCAGGACAAGATCGATCAATTGCGCAACCTGCCCGTCGCGGCTCAGAAACTGTTCATCGGCGGCCGTTGGCAGGAGAGCCTCTTGGGCGTGACGCTCGACGTCGTCTCGCCGATCGACGGTCGGCATCTGACGACGATTGCCGATGCGGCAGCCGGTGACGTCGATGCGGCGGTTCGCGCGGCGCGCGCCGCTTTCGAGAAGGGAAGCTGGTCGAAGGCTGCCCCGGCGCAACGCAAAAAGGTCCTGACGCGCATTGCCGAGATCATCGAGGCGCACGCGCTGGAACTGGCCGTTCTCGGCGTGCGCGATAACGGCACCGAAATCTCGATGGCGCTGAAGGCGGAGCCAGGCAGTGCTGCCGGCACATTCCGCTACTATGCCGAGGCGCTCGACAAGGTCTATGGCGAAATCGCGCCGACGGCCGACAATATCCTCGGCCTCATTCATCGCGAGCCGATCGGCGTGGTCGCCGCGATCGTTCCCTGGAATTTTCCGCTGATGATCGGCGCCTGGAAGATCGCGCCGGCGCTTGCCGCCGGCAATTCCGTCGTGCTGAAGCCAGCCGAGGGCGCATCGCTTAGCCTGCTGAGGCTCGCTGAGATCTGCGCCGAGGCCGGTTTGCCCGAAGGCGTGTTGAATGTCGTCACCGGCCGCGGCGCGACGACGGGCGAAGCGATCGGGCTTCACGGCGATATCGATGTACTCGCCTTCACCGGTTCTGGCGGCGTCGGTCGTCGGCTGCTCGAATATTCCGCCCGCTCGAACCTGAAGCGCGTCTATCTCGAACTCGGCGGCAAGTCGCCGAACGTCGTCTTTGCCGACGCACCCGACCTCGACCAGGCCGCACGCATTTCCGCCTATGGCATCTTCCGCAATTCCGGCCAGGTCTGTGTCGCCGGCTCCAGGCTCCTAGTTGAGCGCTCGATCTATGAAGCCTTCGCAGAGAAGGTGGCGGCGATCGCGGCCGGTCTGAAGTTCGGCGACCCGCTGCTTCTTTCGACGGAGGCCGGCGCCATCTCCAGCGATGCGCAACTTCAGAAGAACCTCGAATTCGTCGGCGAGGCCGAAGGGGAAGGCGCGCGCCTGCGCACTGGCGGCAAACGTATCCTCAAGGAGACCGGCGGCTATTATATGCAGCCGACCGTTTTCGACGTTCAGCCGGAGATGAAGCTGGCAAGGGAAGAGGTCTTCGGCCCCGTGCTCGCGGTCATTCCCTTCGACGACGAGACGGACGCGCTCCGGATCGCGAACGCGACCGAGTACGGTCTCGCGTCGGCCGTCTGGACCGCAAACCTGTCGCGCGCGCACCGCATGGTACGCGGCATCCGCGCCGGGGTCGTGCACGTCAACACCTATGGCGGCGCTGACAATACGGTGCCGCTCGGCGGCGTCAGACAGTCGGGCAACGGTCACGACAAGTCGCTGCACGCGCTCGACAAATACACCGACTTGAAGACGGCCTGGATTCAACTCTGA
- a CDS encoding LysR family transcriptional regulator gives MLHSRVLRYIDEVARSGSIRGASERLNVAASAINKHVLQLEEDIGEPLFERLPRGLRLTPAGEILVAHVRRTMKEYSQVEAEIRDIKALQSGEVIIATMNGLAGGIVPKVAAIFGARHPRLKITIRVMFARDIAQAVADGEADLGFAFNLPSTPQLETLWKMDTRLGAVVAPEHPLVGMETLPLAYCQPYPLIFADKSMQIHGIVADAFAEAGLTVEPSYLTNSIEAMKFLAAAGDGIAFLSKFDITEEQRNGVLTYLQIRDRTFAKNVLSLVQRERRGHGLAAAMFAEEIIRALRTTVE, from the coding sequence ATGCTGCATTCACGCGTACTGCGCTACATCGACGAGGTGGCGCGCTCAGGCTCGATCCGCGGGGCGAGCGAGCGGCTGAACGTCGCTGCCTCGGCCATCAACAAGCATGTGCTGCAGCTTGAGGAAGACATCGGCGAACCGCTGTTCGAGCGGCTGCCGCGTGGCCTGAGGCTGACGCCGGCCGGCGAAATCCTCGTTGCGCATGTGCGCCGGACGATGAAGGAATACAGCCAGGTCGAGGCCGAGATCCGCGATATCAAGGCGCTGCAGAGCGGCGAGGTGATCATCGCCACAATGAACGGCCTTGCGGGCGGCATCGTGCCGAAGGTGGCCGCGATCTTCGGCGCACGCCATCCGCGTCTCAAGATCACGATCCGGGTGATGTTTGCCCGCGATATCGCCCAGGCGGTGGCCGATGGCGAGGCCGATCTCGGCTTTGCCTTCAATCTCCCGTCTACGCCGCAGCTCGAGACACTCTGGAAGATGGACACCCGCCTCGGCGCGGTGGTGGCGCCGGAACATCCGCTCGTCGGCATGGAGACGCTGCCGCTTGCCTATTGCCAGCCCTACCCGCTGATCTTCGCGGACAAGTCGATGCAGATCCATGGCATCGTCGCGGACGCCTTCGCCGAGGCTGGGCTAACGGTCGAGCCGAGCTATCTCACCAACTCCATCGAGGCGATGAAGTTTCTCGCCGCGGCCGGCGACGGCATCGCCTTCCTCAGCAAATTCGACATTACCGAGGAACAGCGAAACGGCGTGCTGACCTACCTGCAGATCCGCGACCGGACTTTCGCCAAGAACGTGCTTTCGCTGGTGCAGCGGGAAAGGCGCGGCCATGGCCTCGCCGCCGCGATGTTTGCCGAGGAGATCATCCGGGCTTTGCGGACGACGGTGGAATAG
- a CDS encoding amidohydrolase family protein, with translation MNQTEAAHYEKVRAIFDILNGEREADLLLKNLNILDVHGETVYQGSILVYDKRIVALNPDETVLKVRQVFDGKGLYAIPGLIDAHIHFESQLAHPTALAEAMVPCGTTTIYAECLDLLSAAGKEGIEAAEKLFKDYDQLPYRLYAFAPGKKTAASVTEAVLKMEPVIGLGEFEHFTYSSGNDDDFRKAAWVRAKGGFMNGHWGVTALSDMILNYLPAIGVSNNHDVWNEKDIEKSIRYGFPTHIKFGVGSSEVIKVLLRAIVDRKWPTDNFMLCTDNISIERLLTMGHMDWIISLCAEMGINPIHAIKMATYNTARSFHMEDRIGSLTPGRFADIVLTDSLSKINPLYVFKDGELVAKDRKLLKNADIDYSGMCKDGVTGLADLSPEQLDIVPLEVTEDGTQAKVYLFDVYGRGHAKFYQEIWVPLKDGKVVAEHEGKKLSRLSVVQRYADGKRHVVNGLFKGVHVDRGAVATFWPAPKPYFVAVGQDSAEMCHCLKRVDTHAGACIVTEEKVEKAVMPLEIYGVMANMSVDELTASAAAIDAALEALGNRNEGEPVVNKLLSLFISLHRFRFMA, from the coding sequence GTGAACCAGACTGAAGCCGCGCATTACGAAAAGGTGCGCGCCATCTTCGATATCCTGAACGGCGAGAGGGAAGCGGATCTTCTCCTGAAGAACCTGAACATCCTCGATGTCCATGGGGAGACCGTCTACCAGGGATCCATTCTCGTCTATGACAAGCGCATCGTTGCGCTCAACCCGGACGAGACCGTCTTGAAGGTCAGGCAAGTCTTCGACGGCAAGGGTCTTTACGCGATCCCCGGCCTGATCGACGCGCATATTCATTTCGAATCCCAGCTCGCGCATCCGACGGCACTCGCCGAAGCGATGGTGCCCTGCGGCACGACCACGATCTATGCCGAATGCCTGGATCTCTTGAGCGCTGCAGGCAAGGAAGGCATCGAAGCCGCCGAGAAACTCTTCAAGGATTACGATCAACTGCCCTACCGGCTCTATGCTTTCGCGCCGGGCAAAAAGACGGCGGCGTCGGTAACGGAAGCAGTGCTCAAGATGGAGCCGGTGATCGGCCTCGGGGAATTCGAGCATTTCACCTACAGTTCCGGCAACGATGACGATTTCCGCAAGGCGGCCTGGGTTCGCGCCAAGGGCGGCTTCATGAACGGCCACTGGGGCGTCACCGCGCTCTCCGACATGATCCTCAACTACCTGCCGGCGATCGGCGTCTCCAACAATCACGACGTCTGGAACGAGAAGGATATCGAGAAGAGCATTCGCTACGGCTTCCCGACGCACATCAAGTTCGGGGTCGGCAGCAGCGAGGTGATCAAGGTGCTGTTGCGCGCGATCGTCGACCGCAAATGGCCGACCGACAACTTCATGCTGTGCACCGACAACATCTCGATCGAGCGACTGCTGACGATGGGCCACATGGACTGGATCATTTCGCTTTGTGCAGAGATGGGCATCAACCCCATCCACGCGATCAAGATGGCGACCTACAACACTGCCCGCTCGTTCCACATGGAAGACAGGATCGGTTCGCTGACGCCTGGCCGCTTCGCCGATATCGTCTTGACCGACAGTCTGTCGAAGATCAATCCGCTCTACGTGTTCAAGGACGGCGAACTGGTCGCAAAGGACCGCAAGCTGCTGAAGAATGCCGACATCGACTATTCCGGCATGTGCAAGGACGGCGTTACCGGTCTTGCCGATCTCTCGCCGGAGCAGCTCGACATCGTGCCCCTGGAGGTGACGGAAGACGGCACGCAGGCCAAGGTCTATCTTTTCGACGTCTACGGTCGCGGCCACGCCAAATTCTACCAGGAAATCTGGGTGCCGCTGAAGGATGGCAAGGTCGTTGCCGAGCACGAGGGCAAGAAGTTGAGCCGGCTGTCGGTCGTCCAGCGTTATGCCGACGGCAAGCGCCATGTGGTGAACGGGCTGTTCAAGGGCGTGCATGTCGATCGCGGCGCGGTCGCGACCTTCTGGCCGGCGCCGAAGCCCTATTTCGTCGCCGTCGGTCAGGACAGCGCCGAAATGTGCCATTGCCTCAAGCGGGTCGATACCCATGCCGGCGCCTGCATCGTCACCGAGGAGAAGGTGGAGAAGGCCGTCATGCCGCTCGAGATCTATGGCGTCATGGCAAACATGAGCGTCGACGAACTGACGGCCAGCGCCGCGGCGATCGACGCAGCGCTCGAAGCTCTCGGCAACCGCAACGAAGGCGAACCGGTGGTCAACAAGCTGCTCAGCCTGTTCATCTCGTTGCACCGGTTCCGCTTCATGGCCTAG
- a CDS encoding YitT family protein, producing MAHNAAEAEIVDTGSLTRRWIMYVVGIYVLTFGVSLAIRAGIGISPQSSLTRTMTLVYPPFSQGTYNFMLELIMLFLTYLVLPKDFKLKNFASLIPAFVLAVFLDFNLGITEFIKLEAYPVRVALLVFADAALAFGLFLMIRANLVLMPIDMFVNTIFKRTGWKWGNIKTGFDCTLLVLSACIGLLFLAEVKFIREGTILNAILVGQYIKLYFFLFKKFQGKPAPSPKGLEAAAE from the coding sequence ATGGCACACAATGCGGCGGAAGCCGAAATCGTCGATACCGGTAGCCTGACGCGGCGCTGGATCATGTATGTCGTCGGCATCTACGTGCTGACCTTTGGCGTCAGCCTGGCGATCCGGGCCGGCATCGGCATTTCACCCCAGAGCAGCCTGACGCGGACCATGACGCTGGTCTATCCGCCCTTCAGCCAGGGCACCTACAACTTCATGCTCGAACTGATCATGCTGTTCCTGACCTATCTGGTCTTGCCGAAGGACTTCAAGCTCAAGAACTTCGCGTCGCTGATCCCGGCTTTCGTGCTGGCGGTCTTCCTGGATTTCAACCTGGGCATCACCGAGTTCATCAAGCTCGAAGCCTATCCAGTCCGGGTGGCTTTGCTGGTCTTCGCCGACGCGGCGCTCGCTTTCGGCCTGTTCCTGATGATCCGCGCCAATCTCGTGCTGATGCCGATCGACATGTTCGTCAACACGATCTTCAAGCGCACCGGCTGGAAGTGGGGCAACATCAAGACTGGCTTCGACTGCACGCTGCTGGTGCTCTCCGCCTGTATAGGCCTGCTCTTCCTCGCCGAGGTCAAGTTCATCCGCGAGGGTACGATCCTGAACGCCATTCTCGTCGGTCAGTACATCAAGCTCTACTTCTTCCTGTTCAAGAAGTTCCAGGGCAAGCCTGCGCCGTCGCCGAAGGGCCTGGAGGCGGCCGCGGAATAG
- a CDS encoding diguanylate cyclase codes for MVMARPAGRPTMDAKGREFDRLAALGHLDILDTPRDEGLERVVRLIKQVFDIDIGIVSLVDAHRQWYKACSGLSADEVPRKDTFCRYVVASEEPLVVHDATKDARFSQHPAVAGPEHIRFYAGVPLKTRDGHTVGTVCAIDRAPRQFTATNLAILTELAGVAMDRIDLLRSAATDGLTGTLTRRAFREEADKLISLAVRHQHDLSCIVLDVDHFKRVNDTHGHAAGDEVLKAVASICQSNLRASDLFGRLGGEEFAIMLPHVDTRGALAAAEKLRAAIAAQTIHGDFGQLAVTASFGTAALSTKSRDGATLLAQADAAMYLAKAGGRNRCVEWSSLEAGYPLGPRQRVLKAGTILFDDRHSRIDCTIRSLGADGAAVTVSNSAGIPPELVLVVAGDGFETKCQVVARDRQNLELAFG; via the coding sequence ATGGTGATGGCTAGGCCAGCCGGACGTCCGACGATGGACGCGAAAGGCAGGGAATTCGATCGCTTGGCCGCCCTTGGACATCTCGATATCCTCGACACGCCCAGGGATGAAGGCCTGGAACGCGTCGTACGGCTGATCAAACAGGTCTTCGACATCGATATCGGCATCGTCTCCTTGGTCGATGCGCATCGCCAATGGTACAAGGCCTGCTCCGGCCTTTCGGCCGACGAGGTCCCGCGCAAAGACACCTTCTGCCGATATGTCGTCGCGTCCGAGGAGCCTCTCGTCGTCCACGACGCGACGAAGGATGCACGCTTTTCGCAGCACCCGGCCGTGGCCGGCCCCGAACATATCCGGTTCTACGCAGGCGTTCCGCTGAAGACGCGGGACGGACATACGGTGGGGACCGTGTGTGCGATCGACCGCGCGCCACGACAGTTCACTGCGACGAATCTTGCGATCCTGACGGAACTGGCGGGCGTGGCGATGGACCGAATCGATTTGCTCCGCTCGGCCGCGACGGACGGGCTGACCGGGACGCTGACGCGGCGCGCCTTTCGCGAGGAAGCCGACAAGCTGATCTCGCTTGCCGTGCGGCACCAGCATGATCTGTCCTGCATCGTCCTCGATGTCGACCACTTTAAGCGTGTCAACGACACCCACGGGCATGCGGCGGGAGACGAGGTCTTGAAGGCAGTCGCCTCCATCTGCCAGTCAAACCTGCGAGCAAGCGACCTCTTTGGGCGGCTCGGCGGCGAGGAATTCGCGATCATGCTGCCGCATGTCGACACGAGGGGAGCGCTGGCCGCGGCGGAAAAGCTGCGGGCAGCGATCGCCGCCCAGACGATCCACGGCGACTTCGGCCAACTGGCGGTAACCGCGAGCTTCGGCACCGCCGCCCTTTCGACCAAGAGCAGGGATGGCGCCACGCTGCTCGCCCAGGCGGATGCGGCGATGTATCTCGCCAAGGCCGGAGGGCGAAACCGCTGCGTCGAATGGAGCAGTCTCGAAGCCGGCTATCCGCTCGGCCCGCGCCAGCGCGTGCTGAAGGCCGGCACCATCCTCTTCGATGACAGGCATTCGCGGATCGACTGCACCATCCGGTCGCTGGGCGCCGATGGCGCCGCGGTTACGGTTTCGAATTCCGCCGGTATACCGCCCGAACTCGTCCTGGTCGTTGCCGGTGATGGTTTCGAAACCAAGTGCCAGGTGGTGGCGCGGGACCGGCAGAACCTCGAACTCGCTTTCGGATAG
- a CDS encoding flavin reductase: protein MEPLVSKTEFRNAMARVCAPVNVITTNGPAGRGGFTATAMCSVTDEPPTLLVCMNRNSTQCGLFIENRRFCVNVLSHDHRDLAGHFAGATQDMAARYAAADWVEMSSGSFAVKDAIVSLDCELAEARLLGTHHILIGRVVGIRSRSDGNALLYFDRNYVHVPTQLGSFGG from the coding sequence ATGGAGCCGCTTGTTTCAAAGACGGAGTTTCGCAACGCCATGGCGCGGGTCTGCGCGCCGGTCAACGTCATCACCACAAACGGACCCGCCGGACGCGGCGGGTTCACCGCTACCGCCATGTGCTCGGTGACCGACGAGCCGCCGACGCTGCTCGTCTGCATGAACCGCAACTCCACCCAGTGCGGCCTGTTCATCGAGAACCGGCGCTTCTGCGTCAATGTACTCAGCCACGACCACCGGGACCTCGCCGGCCATTTCGCCGGCGCGACGCAGGACATGGCCGCCCGTTATGCAGCGGCCGACTGGGTGGAGATGAGCTCCGGAAGCTTCGCGGTTAAGGATGCGATCGTTTCGCTCGACTGCGAACTGGCCGAGGCGCGGCTCCTCGGCACCCACCATATCCTGATCGGCCGGGTCGTCGGCATCCGTTCGCGCAGCGACGGCAATGCGCTGCTCTACTTCGACCGCAACTACGTACACGTGCCGACCCAGCTCGGAAGTTTCGGCGGCTAG
- a CDS encoding 4-hydroxyphenylacetate 3-hydroxylase N-terminal domain-containing protein, protein MRAEDFRADRTRPFTGAEYLESLRDGREVYINGERVHDVTSHPAMRNSARSLARLYDALHDPAKKDILTSPTDTGSGGYTHKYFRVARSSTDLAAQQGAIAEWARMSYGWMGRTADYKAALMNTLGANANWYGPFKDNALAWHRRAQEAALFMNHAIVNPPIDRHKPADAVKDVFVHITKETDAGIYVSGAKVVATSSALTHYNFLAQSSATVTEDPSLSVMFIVPMNAPGIKMFCRVSYEQTANTVGHPFDYPLSSRFDENDAILVLDNVFVPWEDVLVLRDAAKILSFHPASGFMHGYCFQGCTRFAVKLDFLAGLLAKALKATGGDAFRGNQAALGEVIALRHMFWSFSNAMAHNPIPWADGAVLPNLEAALSYRTFMSEAYPRVVETIRRVIASGLIYLPSSARDFGNPEIDRYLAQYVRGSNDMGHIERIKIMKLLWDATGTEFGGRHALYELNYAGAPEEVRLQVLKGAERGGRLKEMEALVDQCMADYDENGWTGNTWLPPLSDGQVLSNAAE, encoded by the coding sequence ATGAGAGCAGAGGATTTCCGCGCCGACCGGACGCGGCCCTTTACCGGCGCCGAATATCTGGAGAGCCTGCGCGACGGCCGCGAGGTCTACATCAACGGCGAGCGCGTGCACGACGTCACCAGTCATCCTGCCATGCGCAACTCCGCCCGGTCGCTTGCACGCCTCTATGACGCGCTGCACGATCCGGCGAAGAAAGACATTCTGACGTCACCGACCGACACCGGTTCCGGTGGCTACACCCACAAATATTTCCGCGTCGCCCGCTCGTCCACCGACCTGGCGGCCCAGCAGGGCGCGATCGCCGAATGGGCGCGCATGTCCTATGGCTGGATGGGCCGCACCGCCGATTACAAGGCGGCGCTGATGAACACGCTGGGCGCCAATGCCAACTGGTACGGGCCGTTCAAGGACAATGCGCTCGCCTGGCACAGACGCGCCCAGGAAGCCGCGCTCTTCATGAACCACGCGATCGTCAATCCGCCGATCGATCGCCACAAGCCGGCGGATGCGGTCAAGGACGTGTTCGTTCACATCACCAAGGAAACCGATGCCGGCATCTACGTCTCCGGCGCCAAGGTGGTCGCCACGTCTTCGGCGCTCACGCACTATAATTTCCTGGCGCAAAGCTCGGCGACAGTGACGGAGGATCCCTCGCTCTCCGTCATGTTCATCGTGCCGATGAATGCGCCAGGCATCAAGATGTTCTGCCGCGTCTCCTACGAGCAGACGGCCAACACGGTCGGCCATCCCTTCGATTATCCGCTGTCGTCGCGCTTCGACGAGAACGACGCGATCCTGGTGCTCGACAACGTCTTCGTGCCCTGGGAGGACGTGCTGGTCCTCAGGGACGCCGCCAAGATCCTCTCCTTCCACCCCGCCTCCGGCTTCATGCACGGCTATTGCTTCCAGGGCTGCACTCGCTTTGCGGTGAAGCTCGATTTCCTCGCCGGCCTGCTCGCCAAGGCTTTGAAGGCGACCGGCGGCGATGCGTTCCGTGGCAACCAGGCAGCACTCGGCGAGGTCATCGCGCTCCGTCACATGTTCTGGAGCTTCTCCAACGCCATGGCGCACAACCCCATCCCCTGGGCCGACGGCGCCGTGCTTCCCAATCTGGAGGCCGCCCTTTCCTATCGCACCTTCATGTCGGAGGCCTATCCGCGGGTCGTCGAGACGATCCGCAGGGTAATCGCGTCGGGCCTGATCTACCTGCCGTCCTCGGCGCGCGACTTCGGCAATCCGGAAATCGATCGTTACCTGGCGCAATATGTGCGCGGCTCCAACGACATGGGCCATATCGAGCGCATCAAGATCATGAAGCTGCTGTGGGATGCGACCGGCACCGAGTTTGGCGGCCGCCACGCGCTTTATGAGTTGAACTATGCCGGCGCGCCGGAAGAAGTGCGGCTGCAGGTGCTGAAAGGCGCCGAGCGTGGCGGGCGGCTGAAGGAGATGGAAGCGCTCGTCGACCAGTGCATGGCCGACTATGACGAGAACGGCTGGACCGGCAACACCTGGCTGCCGCCGCTGAGCGACGGCCAAGTTCTCAGCAACGCCGCCGAATGA